A stretch of Bombus huntii isolate Logan2020A chromosome 7, iyBomHunt1.1, whole genome shotgun sequence DNA encodes these proteins:
- the LOC126867292 gene encoding DDB1- and CUL4-associated factor 6-like isoform X4: MKKTRSNIFRDIYYQPYNDYTRMKLYSSSKASLQMMQRMALLKRLKVHNGCVNSVCWNATGELILSGSDDQHLVLTNAYNYEVLTDYKTSHRANIFSAKFLPNSGDHRIVSCSGDGIILYTDLIRRTKTFHNQFNCHVGTTYEIATIPGEPHNFLSCGEDGTVRWFDLRIKDKCNTSRCTEDVLVSCERAITALSVNLASPHQIAIGCSDSTVRILDRRTLGTPATGWTDTPGAVKALCTFTVPEFEGNSYRITSLNYSPDGQDVLVSYSSDHLYLFNVKDQASIQLKKDVAVRKGEGKKQRLRSPLPVRRLRLRGDWSDTGPDARPECEGGRRSGTEIAQARPVLQTSLMQRMTDVLSRMLNDPATRAALCGGGEDSLEGVIDHQDNTQNSNESVTESNEERRDNETERVERAPTQANQEIAVSEQQPDRLESPSTSGTQSNPGTSYSVETKEEMPSNETMPLKQTIDESSSSVESKSHVPMEIESSQVETQQCFAQPCSSRTMDKSSDLPEDDQSSNDDSPCSSMENKQEGHMMENLQDRLTKMRVGFLEKHGTEPAVSLTYTDKSSSSATISLGVADEMIRDGYHAGPSGSSGTFSGRNHDKHIRYSDIQEKTDESAFSDSEDEDIQAGGRLGSSADTEMEEAMGDAPTRRGSANFDKTCVTELRVKQKYMGHRNASFFRTMIKEANFWGNDFVMSGSDCGHVFIWEKDTARLCMLLEADQHVVNCLQPHPYLPLLATAGIDYDVKLWAPISEESSFDEKFAEDLKKRNAVMLEETKDTMTVPAVFMIRMLACLNQIRRGRGRNRRRSGDEAGELRGG, encoded by the exons ATGAAGAAGACACgttcaaatatatttcgtgACATTTATTATCAGCCCTACAATGATTACACCAGGATGAAGCTTTATTCCAGCAGCAAAG cAAGTCTTCAAATGATGCAACGTATGGCATTGTTGAAGAGATTAAAAGTTCACAATGGTTGTgtaaactctgtttgttggaATGCTACTGGAGAATTGATATTGTCTGGTAGTGATGACCAGCATCTTGTCCTTACGAATGCTTATAATTATGAA GTATTAACAGACTATAAGACCAGTCATAGAGCAAATATATTTAGTGCAAAGTTTTTGCCTAATAGTGGTGATCATCGGATAGTTTCTTGTAGTGGTGATGGCATTATTTTGTATACAG ATTTAATAAGAAGAACAAAAACATTTCATAATCAATTTAATTGTCATGTCGGTACTACATATGAAATAGCGACAATACCCGGTGAGCCGCATAATTTTTTAAGCTGTGGGGAAGATGGAACTGTGAGATGGTTTGATCTTAGAATAAAGGACAAGTGTAATACTTCAAGGTGCACGGAGGATGTGTTAGTTTCTTGTGAAAGAGCTATAACTGCTTTGTCTGTAAATCTTGCTTCACCCCATCAAATAGCGATAGGTTGTTCTGACAGTACAGTTAGAATACTTGACAGAAGAACACTTGGAACACCAGCTACTG GCTGGACAGATACGCCTGGAGCAGTAAAGGCCTTATGTACTTTCACTGTCCCGGAATTTGAAGGGAATTCTTACAGAATAACATCATTGAATTATAGTCCAGATGGGCAGGATGTTCTTGTTAGTTATAGCAGCGATCATCTTTACCTGTTCAATGTGAAG GACCAAGCTAGTATACAGTTAAAGAAAGATGTCGCAGTTAGAAAAGGAGAGGGTAAGAAGCAAAGATTACGTTCGCCATTGCCAGTACGTAGACTAAGACTTAGAGGAGACTGGTCTGATACCGGTCCCGATGCTCGACCTGAATGCGAGGGTGGTCGACGTAGCGGTACAG AAATTGCTCAAGCCAGACCTGTTCTTCAAACTTCTTTAATGCAGAGAATGACTGATGTTCTCAGTAGAATGTTAAATGACCCAGCCACTAGAGCCGCTTTATGCGGCGGCGGCGAAGATAGCTTAGAAGGCGTGATTGATCATCAAGATAACACTCAAAATAGCAACGAAAGCGTTACGGAATCAAACGAAGAGAGACGAGACAACGAAACCGAAAGGGTTGAAAGAGCTCCGACTCAGGCTAATCAAGAAATag CTGTTTCAGAGCAACAACCAGATAGATTAGAAAGTCCAAGTACTAGCGGTACGCAAAGTAATCCTGGGACAAGTTACTCTgtagaaacgaaagaagaaatgcCATCCAATGAAACAATGCCTTTGAAGCAAACGATCGATGAGAGTTCATCGTCGGTCGAATCCAAATCACATGTTCCTATGGAAATTGAATCTAGTCAAGTAGAAACACAACAGTGTTTTGCTCAACCGTGTTCATCGCGTACTATGGATAAGTCCAGTGATCTACCGGAAGATGATCAAAGTAGCAATGACGACTCTCCTTGTAGCAGTATGGAAAATAAACAAGAAGGACATATGATGGAAAACCTTCAAGATAGATTAACGAAAATGAGAGTCGGATTCCTTGAAAA ACACGGCACTGAACCTGCTGTAAGTTTAACTTATACGGATAAAAGTTCATCAAGTGCAACGATATCTCTTGGTGTAGCCGATGAGATGATCCGTGATGGTTATCATGCGG GACCATCTGGAAGTAGTGGAACATTCTCGGGCAGAAATCATGACAAACATATACGATATAGTGATATACAAGAAA AGACTGATGAAAGCGCTTTTAGTGATAGCGAGGATGAAGATATACAAGCTGGAGGAAG ATTAGGAAGTTCAGCAGATACAGAAATGGAGGAAGCTATGGGAGATGCTCCAACGCGTCGAGGATCGGCGAATTTCGACAAAACGTGCGTAACGGAGCTTCGTGTCAAGCAGAAATATATGGGACACCGTAACGCTAG TTTCTTTAGGACCATGATTAAAGAAGCAAACTTTTGGGGCAACGATTTCGTCATGTCGGGTAGCGATTGTGGCCATGTGTTCATATGGGAGAAAGACACGGCCAGGTTATGCATGTTACTGGAAGCAGATCAACATGTCGTTAACTGTTTGCAACCACATCCGTATTTACCACTGCTGGCCACAGCTGGTATTGATTACGATGTTAAGCTTTGGGCACCGATAAGCGAAGAGTCCAGCTTTGATGAAAAGTTTGCGGAAGAT TTGAAAAAGAGGAATGCAGTCATGTTGGAAGAGACGAAAGACACAATGACTGTACCGGCTGTTTTTATGATCAGAATGCTGGCATGTCTCAATCAGATACGCAGAG GACGCGGTCGGAACAGGAGGAGGAGCGGCGACGAGGCCGGCGAATTACGAGGTGGCTAA